The following are encoded together in the Sphaerodactylus townsendi isolate TG3544 linkage group LG14, MPM_Stown_v2.3, whole genome shotgun sequence genome:
- the CAPNS2 gene encoding calpain small subunit 2: MFLAEALLGAATKAAGGGGGGGGSRGGGGSIGGGGGGAGGALVRGLGGLLSGGSGSNKGGNFAGFVGGLVNIISEAAAQYTPEPAPEARSHFANVEASESEEVRQFRRLFAQLAGDDMEVCPTELMSILNKVVARHQDLKSEGFSLDTCRSMVAVMDSDTTGKLGFVQFKYLWNNIKKWQCVFKQYRSATSGAIERSQLPAAFKAAGFRLHEQLYALIIRRYADEEDGSMDFNSFIACLVRLDGMFRAFKALDRRGDGKVRMNMEDWLQLTMYS, translated from the coding sequence ATGTTCCTTGCGGAGGCTTTGCTTGGTGCTGCCACCAAAGCAgcgggaggtggtggtggtggtggcggcagcagaGGCGGTGGCGGCAGCatcggtggcggcggcggcggagccGGAGGGGCTCTTGTCAGAGGCCTCGGAGGCCTTTTGTCTGGAGGTTCAGGCAGCAACAAAGGAGGGAACTTCGCCGGGTTCGTTGGAGGCCTCGTGAACATAATCAGCGAGGCGGCAGCTCAGTATACCCCTGAGCCGGCGCCAGAGGCCCGGAGCCATTTTGCCAACGTGGAAGCCAGCGAGAGCGAGGAGGTCCGCCAGTTCCGCCGGCTCTTTGCTCAGTTGGCCGGAGACGACATGGAGGTATGCCCCACGGAGCTGATGAGCATCCTGAACAAGGTGGTGGCCCGGCACCAAGACTTGAAGAGCGAGGGGTTCAGCTTGGACACCTGCCGGAGCATGGTGGCGGTCATGGACAGCGACACGACCGGCAAGCTGGGCTTTGTGCAGTTCAAGTACCTGTGGAACAACATCAAAAAATGGCAGTGCGTGTTCAAGCAGTACCGCTCGGCCACCTCGGGGGCTATCGAGAGGTCTCAGCTGCCGGCCGCTTTCAAGGCCGCCGGGTTCCGCTTGCACGAGCAGCTGTACGCTCTGATCATCCGCCGGTACGCTGACGAGGAAGACGGCAGCATGGATTTCAACAGCTTCATCGCCTGCCTGGTGCGCTTGGACGGCATGTTCCGGGCCTTCAAAGCCCTGGACAGGCGTGGAGATGGGAAGGTCCGGATGAACATGGAAGATTGGCTCCAGTTGACCATGTACTCTTGA